A genomic segment from [Flavobacterium] thermophilum encodes:
- a CDS encoding ABC-type transport system involved in multi-copper enzyme maturation, permease component codes for MSKLVYNEMLKIVRKRRLWVIAAIIAVLVALFTYAQYRETEELRKRLGTTDWRTQLQQQIVDLQNRLQSPSMSEEWRKYLQIRLKQQQYYLEHNINPSAPGAPTFMRTFIENAIDLFLPLLVMVVAADLVSSEASAGTIKLLLVRPVKRWKVLLSKYIALLLSVSFVMLATAVLSYVISGLVFGYGGFHLPLLTGFVPQGEDLDTTNVHMIPQWKYILIELGLATFVSAVVGTLTFMCSVLLRSTAAVMGIMLAALISGAILSNMVSSWHSAKYLFMVNLRLTDYIKGATPPIEGMTLGFSMAVLAVWGLAGLLVAFFVFMRRDVY; via the coding sequence TTGAGTAAGCTCGTGTATAATGAAATGTTGAAAATCGTTCGCAAACGGCGTCTATGGGTGATCGCCGCCATCATTGCGGTGCTCGTCGCCTTGTTTACATACGCCCAATACCGCGAGACGGAAGAACTGCGAAAACGGCTTGGCACGACCGACTGGCGGACGCAGCTGCAGCAGCAAATCGTCGATTTGCAAAACCGCCTCCAGTCGCCGAGCATGTCGGAAGAATGGCGGAAGTATTTGCAAATCCGTCTCAAGCAGCAGCAGTATTACTTAGAACATAACATCAACCCGTCCGCTCCTGGTGCGCCGACGTTTATGCGCACGTTTATCGAAAACGCCATCGATTTGTTCTTGCCGCTTTTGGTGATGGTGGTGGCGGCCGATTTAGTGTCGTCCGAGGCAAGCGCTGGAACGATCAAGCTGCTTCTCGTTCGGCCGGTGAAGCGGTGGAAAGTGCTGCTCAGCAAATATATCGCGCTCTTGTTGTCTGTCTCGTTTGTGATGTTGGCGACAGCAGTGTTGTCGTATGTCATTTCCGGTCTTGTGTTCGGGTACGGCGGCTTTCATCTGCCACTATTGACCGGTTTTGTCCCTCAAGGAGAGGATCTCGATACAACGAACGTTCACATGATTCCGCAATGGAAATACATTTTGATCGAGCTTGGGCTCGCCACGTTTGTGAGTGCTGTTGTCGGCACGCTGACGTTTATGTGTTCCGTGCTGCTTCGGAGCACGGCGGCAGTGATGGGCATTATGCTCGCGGCATTGATTTCTGGCGCGATTTTGTCGAACATGGTGTCGTCATGGCATTCGGCGAAATATTTGTTTATGGTCAATTTGCGGCTGACAGATTACATAAAAGGAGCGACTCCGCCGATTGAGGGAATGACGCTTGGCTTTTCGATGGCCGTGCTGGCCGTTTGGGGGCTTGCAGGGCTTCTTGTCGCTTTTTTTGTCTTTATGCGGCGAGATGTCTATTGA